One Etheostoma cragini isolate CJK2018 chromosome 19, CSU_Ecrag_1.0, whole genome shotgun sequence DNA segment encodes these proteins:
- the LOC117935008 gene encoding kelch-like protein 33, protein MDDVRQTLYQNHPVHRPSSISPQDLFSYTLPSHSDTLFTRLNSLQEEDLLLDCIFPLQGKSFQAHRLVLAAASQTPDVFFGSKLQCGLGVEDMAHCLTPVGLSAVLDFAYCGNVAVDFSKKGVMEEVLDACRYLGMERLGQRCTSKVTTSAAIEREKSLANIKIMWERGVGCDFTIQAESGERYSVHRVVLAAGGDYFRALLCGGLRESTEDIVCLRGVASWVIESMLGFIYTGQLSMGWSQIWELTDALCQFQLQGALSLCIDFLRDRMDESTCLDVLVLAETYALVQLGQAAEEYILAHFQCISAGEKFKDVPCSFLEKLLEKDSLYVESEIVVFRAVVDWVEDSPKERLPVLPGLLHRVRLPLLSYSELQEALSCSLLCRSPGARGSLKALRSLLEEDYTGPECRPRNPNQVLVLVGGDTVDDECRKMVPSQTLWFAQQFHRGHGLVRSIEWRPFTKLPEPPRFRHCVCLLNNNLYVLGGRKYYGSLDILKSALRFDLSQCKWERLPDMLCQRDYFSAVCLEGKIFAMGGNCDDSQYLDAVEYYTPEDNTWRRAHSLDTAVCSHAAAVLDGQIYISGGCDPHQRCLSSMCHYHPARGCSPRAPMTVGTGRAGHVMLALGRGLVVAGGLQPLWMGFGDQLFCELYNTKHDSWSSIPALPFPHLSPGATVLGGRLYVVGGSSANTDISRDNKGVHRYDPMEGCWENLGSMPHPYTNLAVCSMPFSESFI, encoded by the exons ATGGATGATGTTCGGCAAACCCTCTACCAAAACCACCCTGTTCACCGTCCCtcctcaatttctccacaagaTCTCTTCTCTTACACCCTTCCCTCACACTCAGATACCCTCTTCACTCGCCTAAATAGCCTACAGGAGGAAGACTTACTCCTGGACTGCATTTTCCCCCTCCAAGGCAAATCTTTCCAAGCTCACAGACTTGTTCTGGCAGCTGCCAGTCAAACCCCCGATGTATTTTTTGGCTCTAAACTACAATGTGGGCTTGGAGTGGAGGATATGGCACACTGTTTGACCCCAGTTGGGTTAAGTGCTGTTCTGGACTTTGCGTACTGTGGAAATGTAGCCGTAGACTTCAGTAAGAAAGGGGTAATGGAGGAGGTGCTGGATGCTTGCAGGTATCTAGGGATGGAGAGGCTGGGTCAAAGGTGCACGTCAAAAGTCACAACCTCTGCGGCCATAGAGCGAGAGAAGAGCTTGGCTAACATTAAGATCATGTGGGAGAGAGGTGTTGGTTGTGACTTCACAATACAAGCAGAGAGTGGAGAGAGATACTCAG TACACCGTGTGGTGTTAGCAGCAGGTGGGGACTATTTCCGGGCACTGCTCTGTGGTGGGTTACGGGAGTCCACTGAGGACATTGTGTGCCTACGAGGCGTGGCATCCTGGGTAATTGAATCCATGCTTGGCTTCATCTACACGGGTCAGCTCAGCATGGGCTGGAGCCAGATTTGGGAGCTGACAGACGCACTGTGTCAGTTCCAGCTGCAGGGGGCGCTCTCACTGTGCATCGACTTCCTGCGGGACAGAATGGATGAAAGCACCTGTCTGGATGTGCTGGTACTAGCTGAGACCTATGCACTGGTCCAGCTAGGACAGGCGGCAGAGGAGTACATCCTAGCCCACTTCCAGTGCATCTCTGCTGGGGAGAAGTTCAAGGATGTCCCCTGTTCCTTCCTGGAGAAGTTGCTTGAGAAGGACTCATTATATGTAGAAAGTGAG ATAGTGGTGTTCAGGGCAGTAGTTGACTGGGTGGAGGACAGCCCTAAGGAGAGGCTACCAGTTCTGCCCGGCTTGCTCCACCGTGTTCGTCTCCCCCTCCTCAGCTACTCTGAGCTCCAGGAGGCCCTAAGTTGCAGCCTCCTCTGCAGAAGCCCAGGGGCCAGAGGATCACTGAAAGCTCTCCGAAGCCTCCTGGAGGAGGATTACACAGGGCCCGAGTGCCGACCTCGCAACCCAAACCAG GTTCTGGTTCTGGTCGGTGGGGACACTGTTGATGATGAATGCAGGAAGATGGTTCCCAGCCAGACCTTGTGGTTCGCTCAGCAGTTCCACCGTGGACATGGTCTGGTCAGAAGCATAGAGTGGAGGCCATTCACTAAGCTTCCTGAACCGCCCCGGTTCAGGCACTGTGTCTGTCTCCTCAACAACAACCTTTATGTCCTGGGAGGCCGCAAATACTATGGATCACTGGATATCCTTAAGTCTGCTTTGAG GTTTGACCTGTCTCAGTGTAAATGGGAACGACTACCTGACATGCTGTGTCAAAGGGACTACTTTTCTGCCGTGTGTCTGGAAGGTAAGATCTTTGCTATGGGGGGTAACTGTGACGACAGCCAGTACCTGGATGCTGTAGAGTACTACACTCCTGAGGATAACACCTGGAG GCGGGCGCACTCTCTGGACACAGCAGTGTGCAGCCACGCTGCAGCTGTTCTGGATGGACAGATCTACATCTCGGGAGGCTGTGACCCCCATCAGCGCTGCCTTTCCTCTATGTGCCACTACCATCCTGCCCGTGGCTGTTCACCCAGAGCGCCCATGACTGTGGGAACGGGTCGTGCAGGCCATGTCATGTTAGCCTTGGGGAGGGGGTTAGTGGTGGCTGGAGGGCTGCAGCCGCTCTGGATGGGCTTCGGAGACCAACTCTTCTGTGAGCTGTACAACACCAAACATGACTCCTGGTCATCCATCCCCGCCTTGCCTTTCCCTCATCTGTCACCAGGGGCCACTGTGCTTGGAGGACGGTTGTACGTGGTGGGAGGGTCTTCAGCAAACACAGATATATCAAGGGATAACAAGGGGGTGCATCGCTATGATCCCATGGAGGGGTGCTGGGAAAACTTGGGGTCTATGCCACACCCATATACAAATCTGGCAGTTTGTTCCATGCCATTTTCTGAGTCTTTTATTTAA
- the ltb4r gene encoding leukotriene B4 receptor 1 isoform X1 yields MASNITATTTNSQPSSLSIGAQVGISILTLAFVLGFPGNLFVVWSVLCRVKKRSVTCLLVLNVAMADAFVLLSAPFFLRYLAGRRGWEFGSAACKLVHYLSSVNMYVSIYLICLMSIDRWLAVSRPFLSQRMRTKRSLLILLLVVWVLAFLLSVPMPFYRSNLKKTLPNNITLNFCIPYHWQSTGHRVFQYLSETIMGCLLPFSLIITCYSSVICRLKSAMFQHRGQGSRLILLIISAFAVFWLPYHIVNIIEVVGALQGSDAVIKAALAARPNVTAFAYFSSAVNPILYVFAGSSHIRQAGFSFMGKLFETTNSESRSMSTRSGRMSRSSSSPDESSVLHTLSIKLGNPFKGKNKERSSSVAGQEVNQPELKILTSVEMIE; encoded by the exons ATGGCATCCAATAtcaccgccaccaccaccaactCCCAACCGTCTTCTCTGTCCATCGGCGCCCAGGTCGGTATCTCCATCCTGACCCTGGCGTTTGTACTGGGCTTCCCTGGGAACCTGTTTGTGGTTTGGTCGGTACTCTGCCGAGTGAAGAAGCGTTCAGTGACCTGTTTGTTGGTGCTGAATGTGGCCATGGCGGATGCTTTTGTGCTTCTCAGCGCCCCTTTTTTTCTGCGCTATCTGGCTGGCAGACGGGGCTGGGAGTTTGGCTCAGCCGCATGCAAGCTAGTGCATTACCTGTCAAGTGTGAACATGTACGTGTCCATCTACCTCATCTGCCTCATGAGCATAGACCGCTGGCTGGCCGTGAGTAGGCCTTTTCTGTCCCAGAGAATGAGAACCAAGCGCTCCCTGCTGATTCTACTGCTGGTGGTCTGGGTGTTGGCGTTCCTCCTGTCTGTGCCGATGCCTTTCTACCGAAG TAATCTGAAGAAGACCCTACCAAACAACATCACCTTGAATTTTTGTATCCCATACCACTGGCAGAGCACAGGTCACCGGGTCTTCCAGTACCTGTCTGAGACCATCATGGGCTGCCTGTTGCCTTTCTCCCTCATCATCACCTGTTATTCCTCCGTTATCTGCCGTCTGAAAAGCGCCATGTTCCAGCACAGAGGACAAGGCAGCCGTCTCATCCTGCTAATCATCTCTGCCTTTGCAGTATTCTGGCTGCCCTATCACATCGTAAACATCATAGAG gTGGTTGGTGCGTTGCAGGGCAGTGATGCAGTGATCAAAGCCGCCCTTGCAGCCCGTCCAAATGTCACGGCCTTTGCCTACTTCAGCAGCGCTGTCAACCCCATTCTCTACGTGTTCGCCGGCAGCTCCCACATCCGCCAG GCCGGCTTCAGCTTCATGGGCAAGCTCTTTGAGACCACCAACTCAGAAAGCAGGAGCATGTCTACACGTAGCGGCCGCATGAGTCGCAGCAGCTCTTCACCGGATGAAAGCTCTGTTCTGCACACACTGTCGATTAAACTGGGAAATCCTTTCAAAGGCAAGAACAAGGAAAGGAGCAGCAGTGTGGCGGGCCAAGAGGTCAACCAGCCTGAACTTAAGATTTTAACCAGTGTTGAGATGATAGAATAG
- the LOC117935091 gene encoding solute carrier family 12 member 3-like produces MLFSFPNALACALNTDGFSEVVRDLMREFDVVIVDDLNDARIVGVITVTILLLISLAEMEWESKTPILFFIVLLVSFFQLLCGYNHPAI; encoded by the exons ATGCTCTTTTCCTTCCCCAACGCTCTGGCCTGTGCGCTCAACACCGATGGCTTTTCCGAGGTGGTCCGGGATCTAATGCGG GAGTTTGATGTTGTCATTGTCGATGACTTGAATGACGCCCGCATTGTGGGAGTGATCACAGTGACTATTCTTCTGCTCATTTCATTGGCTGAAATGGAGTGGGAGTCCAAG aCCCCGATTTTGTTCTTTATTGTTCTCTTGGTCTCCTTTTTCCAACTACTTTGTGGGTACAATCATCCCGCCATCTAA
- the ltb4r gene encoding leukotriene B4 receptor 1 isoform X2, with the protein MASNITATTTNSQPSSLSIGAQVGISILTLAFVLGFPGNLFVVWSVLCRVKKRSVTCLLVLNVAMADAFVLLSAPFFLRYLAGRRGWEFGSAACKLVHYLSSVNMYVSIYLICLMSIDRWLAVSRPFLSQRMRTKRSLLILLLVVWVLAFLLSVPMPFYRSNLKKTLPNNITLNFCIPYHWQSTGHRVFQYLSETIMGCLLPFSLIITCYSSVICRLKSAMFQHRGQGSRLILLIISAFAVFWLPYHIVNIIEVVGALQGSDAVIKAALAARPNVTAFAYFSSAVNPILYVFAGSSHIRQAGFSFMGKLFETTNSESRSMSTRSGRMSRSSSSPDESSVLHTLSIKLGNPFKGKNKERSSSVAGQEVNQPELKILTSVEMIE; encoded by the exons ATGGCATCCAATAtcaccgccaccaccaccaactCCCAACCGTCTTCTCTGTCCATCGGCGCCCAGGTCGGTATCTCCATCCTGACCCTGGCGTTTGTACTGGGCTTCCCTGGGAACCTGTTTGTGGTTTGGTCGGTACTCTGCCGAGTGAAGAAGCGTTCAGTGACCTGTTTGTTGGTGCTGAATGTGGCCATGGCGGATGCTTTTGTGCTTCTCAGCGCCCCTTTTTTTCTGCGCTATCTGGCTGGCAGACGGGGCTGGGAGTTTGGCTCAGCCGCATGCAAGCTAGTGCATTACCTGTCAAGTGTGAACATGTACGTGTCCATCTACCTCATCTGCCTCATGAGCATAGACCGCTGGCTGGCCGTGAGTAGGCCTTTTCTGTCCCAGAGAATGAGAACCAAGCGCTCCCTGCTGATTCTACTGCTGGTGGTCTGGGTGTTGGCGTTCCTCCTGTCTGTGCCGATGCCTTTCTACCGAAG TAATCTGAAGAAGACCCTACCAAACAACATCACCTTGAATTTTTGTATCCCATACCACTGGCAGAGCACAGGTCACCGGGTCTTCCAGTACCTGTCTGAGACCATCATGGGCTGCCTGTTGCCTTTCTCCCTCATCATCACCTGTTATTCCTCCGTTATCTGCCGTCTGAAAAGCGCCATGTTCCAGCACAGAGGACAAGGCAGCCGTCTCATCCTGCTAATCATCTCTGCCTTTGCAGTATTCTGGCTGCCCTATCACATCGTAAACATCATAGAG gTGGTTGGTGCGTTGCAGGGCAGTGATGCAGTGATCAAAGCCGCCCTTGCAGCCCGTCCAAATGTCACGGCCTTTGCCTACTTCAGCAGCGCTGTCAACCCCATTCTCTACGTGTTCGCCGGCAGCTCCCAC ATCCGCCAGGCCGGCTTCAGCTTCATGGGCAAGCTCTTTGAGACCACCAACTCAGAAAGCAGGAGCATGTCTACACGTAGCGGCCGCATGAGTCGCAGCAGCTCTTCACCGGATGAAAGCTCTGTTCTGCACACACTGTCGATTAAACTGGGAAATCCTTTCAAAGGCAAGAACAAGGAAAGGAGCAGCAGTGTGGCGGGCCAAGAGGTCAACCAGCCTGAACTTAAGATTTTAACCAGTGTTGAGATGATAGAATAG